One part of the Ornithodoros turicata isolate Travis chromosome 2, ASM3712646v1, whole genome shotgun sequence genome encodes these proteins:
- the LOC135384787 gene encoding uncharacterized protein K02A2.6-like has translation MFPELPYRPSPVLVRSYSGPLSSVYGEVHVDVKYQGKECKLPLFVMREDTPTLLGRNWMAGLEIKPFKVQAITAQASVDDVVKNFPDVFSGELGTFKGASASITVQAGARPMFFKPRLVPVALQDRVAEELQRLVRERILEPVRSAEWATPIVPVVKNNEQIRICGDFNVTINPVIHVEKYPVPRVEELFAKMTGGSKFTKLDLKDAYQQIELDTESLKKFIPNLSTVLEPLNSLLSPTVRWRWTDLQEKAFQESKKLLISAEVLVHYDATKPVVLSCDASPYGVGAVVAHRDETGEERPIAFASRTLSSAERNYNQLDKETLALVFGVTKFYQYLWGRNFEAVTDHKPLLGLLGSHKPVPVHASPRLVRWALLLSSYRYHLVYRAGKSIGHADALSRSPLPTSNIAVERPGDVFMLADVYPSTLSPAAVARATRNDPVLPRVLEELWTGRHLRLALNGNRSWHAKTSSASRKIVFFGATDSSLRNLYEKRCSRFFMSHPGIAKMKSVAESHVWWKTIDADMANKVRNCNLCQEQQRSTQQVEMNPWSFPEKPWSRLHVDFGGPFKGYYFLVLVDALTKWIEVFPVTTPSAAAAIDCLKAAFATHGLPDIVVSDNGSAFTSKEFRIS, from the exons ATGTTTCCAGAGCTTCCCTATAGGCCATCACCAGTTCTTGTGAGAAGTTACTCTGGACCGCTCTCTTCAGTCTATGGCGAGGTTCATGTTGACGTAAAGTACCAGGGCAAGGAGTGTAAACTGCCTCTGTTCGTCATGAGAGAGGATACCCCAACGCTTCTCGGTCGCAACTGGATGGCAGGACTTGAGATAAAGCCTTTCAAAGTGCAAGCAATCACTGCACAGGCAAGCGTGGACGACGTTGTAAAGAATTTTCCTGACGTTTTTTCAGGGGAATTAGGGACGTTCAAAGGAGCGTCTGCAAGCATTACTGTACAAGCTGGAGCGAGGCCGATGTTTTTCAAGCCAAGGCTTGTACCAGTTGCCTTACAAGACCGTGTCGCGGAGGAACTTCAACGGCTGGTGCGTGAAAGGATCCTGGAACCTGTGCGGTCCGCGGAATGGGCTACGCCAATTGTTCCGGTGGTGAAGAACAACGAACAAATCCGTATCTGCGGTGATTTTAATGTAACGATTAATCCTGTTATCCATGTGGAGAAGTATCCCGTACCACGCGTAGAAGAACTATTTGCAAAAATGACTGGAGGCAGCAAGTTTACTAAACTTGACCTCAAGGATGCCTATCAGCAAATCGAACTTGACACTGAGTCACTGAA GAAGTTCATTCCCAACTTGTCAACTGTTTTGGAGCCTCTGAACTCTTTGTTGAGTCCAACAGTTAGATGGCGTTGGACTGACTTGCAGGAAAAGGCGTTTCAAGAAAGCAAGAAACTGCTGATATCTGCCGAAGTTTTGGTACACTACGACGCTACAAAGCCAGTAGTACTGTCTTGCGATGCTTCACCCTACGGTGTGGGGGCGGTCGTGGCTCATCGTGACGAAACCGGTGAGGAGAGACCAATCGCGTTTGCATCGCGAACTTTGTCATCAGCTGAAAGGAACTACAACCAATTGGACAAGGAGACTTTAGCACTAGTTTTTGGAGTAACTAAGTTTTACCAGTACCTCTGGGGACGGAACTTTGAAGCTGTAACTGACCATAAGCCACTCCTTGGGTTACTGGGATCTCATAAGCCAGTTCCCGTTCATGCGTCACCAAGGCTCGTCCGCTGGGCTCTTTTGTTGTCTTCGTATCGCTACCACCTTGTCTACCGGGCAGGGAAGAGCATCGGGCATGCGGATGCCTTAAGCCGCTCACCACTTCCTACGTCGAATATTGCAGTGGAAAGGCCTGGAGATGTCTTCATGCTAGCTGATGTGTATCCATCGACTTTATCTCCGGCGGCTGTCGCAAGAGCAACTAGGAACGACCCAGTCTTGCCCAGGGTTCTCGAAGAACTATGGACGGGACGCCACCTCCGACTGGCCCTGAATGGGAACCGTTCGTGGCACGCCAAAACGAGCTCAGCCTCCAGGAAGATTGTGTTCTTTGGAGCAACCGACTCATCATTGCGGAATCTCTACGAGAAGCGGTGCTCAAGATTCTTCATGAGTCATCCTGGAATCGCAAAAATGAAGTCTGTGGCGGAGAGCCATGTATGGTGGAAAACTATCGACGCGGACATGGCAAACAAGGTACGGAACTGCAACTTATGCCAGGAACAGCAACGTTCCACCCAACAAGTGGAAATGAACCCGTGGTCGTTTCCCGAGAAGCCTTGGTCGAGGTTGCACGTAGATTTTGGCGGACCTTTCAAAGGCTACTATTTCCTGGTTTTGGTTGATGCCTTAACGAAGTGGATCGAAGTTTTTCCGGTGACCACACCTTCGGCGGCAGCAGCCATAGACTGCCTTAAAGCCGCTTTTGCAACACACGGACTTCCAGACATCGTTGTGTCGGACAATGGGTCTGCTTTCACAAGTAAGGAATTTCGTATTTCTTGA